From Dasypus novemcinctus isolate mDasNov1 chromosome 11, mDasNov1.1.hap2, whole genome shotgun sequence, one genomic window encodes:
- the C11H6orf58 gene encoding protein LEG1 homolog: MASLPSWACVILGCLSASSAEASTLSDLYPPLWEECPGQLSDYRVENGKYVIDPWRYSERMGMYKILINETARYFARFAPENEQNIIWGLPLQFGWQYITGRLADPSQSTDCGYQSGDHLCVSVDSWWADINYYLSAIPFLGAVDSGIMGISSDNVTLLLPFKDQNNFCYNVSSCRSSFLETMQKWNAFYQLLKSSSASFDDLLKGLWTAHVSSIGVAKNRFDDRFKYYSKEEADFQRSWATCVDYLAASLFPTTLIRVRNFQKGLPPRMLVPGDRAPFISNFTAFQNIVLFGVNFVYEVHNITGGMSLTAWKTLMMFPASRKSFLEILELVQQYFNSML, encoded by the exons ATggcctcccttccttcctgggcCTGTGTAATCCTTGGTTGTCTTTCTGCTTCCTCAGCAGAAGCATCCACACTTTCAGATCTGTACCCTCCTCTGTGGGAAGAGTGTCCTGGGCAGCTCAGTGACTacagggtagagaatggaaagtatGTTATTGATCCCTGGCGTTATTCTGAGAGAATGGGAATGtataaaatactaataaatgAGACAGCCAGGTATTTTGCAAGATTTGCCCCGGAGAATGAACAAAATATTATATGGGGATTGCCTTTGCAATTTGGATGGCAATATATTACAG gtaGACTGGCTGATCCCAGCCAAAGCACAGACTGTGGGTACCAATCCGGGGAtcatctctgtgtctctgtggACAGTTGGTGGGCTG ACATTAATTATTATTTGTCTGCAATACCCTTCCTTGGTGCAGTTGATTCTGGCATAATGGGGATCTCATCAGACAACGTCACACTTTTGCTACCATTCAAGGATCAGAATAATTTTTGTTATAATGTTTCTAGCTGTCGTTCATCCTTCTTGGAAACAATGCAGAAGTGGAATGCATTTTATCAG cTTTTAAAATCATCTTCTGCTAGCTTTGATGACTTACTGAAAGGCCTGTGGACTGCACATGTTTCATCTATAGGTGTGGCTAAAAACAGATTTGATGACAG ATTTAAATATTATTCTAAAGAAGAAGCAGATTTCCAAAGAAGCTGGGCTACTTGTGTGGATTATTTAGCTGCATCACTCTTTCCTACAACTTTGATTAGAGTGCGTAACTTCCAGAAGGGCCTGCCACCAAGAATGCTTGTTCCTGGGGATAGGGCACCCTTCATCAGTAACTTTACTGCCTTTCAGAACATAGTTCTGTTTGGTGTGAATTTTGTCTACGAAGTCCATAATATTACAG GAGGAATGTCTTTGACTGCATGGAAAACTTTAATGATGTTTCCAGCTTCAAGGAAATCTTTTTTAGAGATTTTGGAATTAGTCCAACAATATTTTAATTCAATGCTATGA